One genomic window of Biomphalaria glabrata chromosome 9, xgBioGlab47.1, whole genome shotgun sequence includes the following:
- the LOC106078863 gene encoding uncharacterized protein LOC106078863 — protein MSQLCKITRSVSVTIAKQIQICSRTATLQSESCPGITYPSFRSKSYTSGGKGYKKNKFMKQKSRSSTETQKLSTKPTSFFQGKGAIFTIDKFSDLMKKTASVQSREWNKPRIMEGVSYKSRFVESSKPSRNTDSAVDQVPIESTNRNNINNQKKNAKEAFNDIAANADTSIKNITSQSASSVPQSQTVHHQTDKSSKHLADESDLQRAIAGLKEKFNRLEVTKSIRDETNKSRTTEKNTTVNDIPVIKPTVIELVRHSPIHTSDNLKGMPSSNNFKSKEYDTNKVDILHKQRDVILGSNFILMDQKSYINTEETIIQPSPKTQSAPNSDNENADKNVLNENVKQRPQSSPPMKGFTVDGPNVVLVDQKPSLMSEKSSQDSKLRQKSTSTGPIITNSTDSISQGNNESFILVDNVERTMIKKYGRDQRNFVLKNDNPHVATKYKNDAKNSNRNETKTSLALNRVASDAGGTPAGSGKVTSAHLKAEGEKVRQKLHKNVKEIRNANTSPTNELASQKCGDASVKSFESVIKDNKNVIKSIQQEKQKLQSPPFMGPLTKEQTELIEHFKDSESKPISFRTKSTSKKTSESPSLDQTKLPIDQRREKVQPSVGQIKKQSSSDHCKDSQTKTPKVSVLELKPDTKGTKPTEHNSVRSPRKKEDCAPLLYVKPKELTTKQKSKIENVERGKSKNRNESFRAHDAKLEIENKTDVVNFDKWSKMLLQRVSRYQELVAAQASRSNAKTVNAEKLTENKSPFKLSLSSPPSTKETSLREHGDKIEKSLRAGVDEIRLKQTQELKKDIQSKWSHMFKSKLNSSGKSDIPSKISVNEIKNKFERQNSKFLSERGLDKESFIKSTPMDTKPVPSKRSTNEDISQSSSQQSKDNIAKQSVRKAILNDSYPIEPDSKWKKIRQAIFNEDVKKSKNEGNKLHVFDAAKRVKNGLTLQELNVNPKQISPKPVKIDKESASKIGKTSVGHNHIKATKAKTLPIKPAGVLLGKDSNFCNGSNRGTNFLAKSETSLDELKSQRPRYLTEKNQPVEAKGRSKGSATARSMTRNASFKSASSLSLQSEQTDAPRNTCDTCSGRPRPKAAADDSREGLATLGEVDVSLTLKQLQGTLDKQKQILQDYEKNVEKYELALKRYKAMLSLAQKCKPEINETKKVKK, from the exons ataTGCTCAAGAACGGCGACATTACAAAGTGAATCATGTCCAGGGATAACATACCCGAGTTTCAGAAGTAAAAGTTATACTTCTGGAGGAAAAGGCTACAAAAAG AACAAATTCATGAAGCAAAAGTCGAGGAGCAGCACTGAGACTCAGAAGTTATCAACGAAGCCAACGAGTTTCTTCCAAGGCAAAGGTGCAATATTTACCATTGACAAATTTAGTGACTTGATGAAGAAAACAGCTAGCGTGCAGAGTCGTGAATGGAACAAACCCAGAATCATGGAGGGAGTAAGCTACAAGTCAAGATTCGTAGAATCATCAAAGCCCAGTAGAAACACTGATTCGGCTGTAGATCAGGTCCCTATCGAAAGCACCAACAGAAATAATATCAACAATCAGAAGAAAAATGCTAAAGAAGCATTCAATGACATAGCAGCTAACGCGGACACTTCTATTAAAAACATAACATCGCAGTCAGCATCGAGTGTGCCGCAGTCTCAAACAGTGCACCATCAAACCGACAAGAGTTCCAAACATCTAGCAGACGAAAGTGACTTGCAGCGCGCTATAGCGGGGCTCAAGGAAAAGTTCAATCGATTAGAGGTTACTAAAAGCATAAGAgacgaaacaaacaaaagtagGACTACAGAAAAGAACACTACTGTTAATGACATTCCCGTCATCAAACCAACAGTTATAGAACTTGTTAGACACTCTCCAATCCATACATCTGATAATTTGAAAGGTATGCCCAGTTCGAATAATTTCAAATCCAAAGAATATGACACAAATAAAGTGGATATTTTGCACAAGCAAAGGGACGTCATTTTGGGCTCAAACTTCATACTTATGGATCAAAAGTCTTATATTAACACGGAAGAAACCATTATTCAGCCATCACCCAAGACACAATCTGCGCCTAATTCAGATAATGAAAATGcagacaaaaatgttttgaatgaaAATGTCAAGCAAAGGCCACAGAGCAGTCCACCAATGAAAGGTTTTACTGTGGATGGCCCAAATGTCGTGCTTGTGGATCAGAAGCCATCTTTAATGTCTGAGAAATCTAGTCAAGACTCTAAATTGAGACAAAAGTCTACTAGTACTGGACCAATTATAACAAACAGTACAGATAGCATATCGCAGGGAAACAATGAAAGTTTTATATTAGTGGATAATGTCGAGAGAACAATGATCAAGAAATATGGCAGAGACCAACGAAACTTTGTGTTGAAGAACGACAATCCGCACGTGGCCACGAAATATAAAAATGATGCTAAAAATTCTAACAGAAACGAAACAAAGACGAGTTTAGCACTAAATAGAGTGGCATCTGACGCGGGTGGCACTCCTGCCGGTTCAGGTAAAGTAACCAGTGCACATCTCAAGGCCGAAGGAGAGAAGGTCAGGCAGAAGTTACATAAAAACGTGAAGGAAATTAGAAATGCAAACACATCACCGACGAATGAACTGGCCAGCCAGAAATGTGGCGATGCCTCAGTGAAGTCATTTGAATCAGTTATCaaggacaataaaaatgtaattaaatcaattcaacaagaaaaacaaaaactgcagTCTCCGCCATTCATGGGTCCTCTGACAAAAGAACAAACCGAACTCATTGAACATTTCAAAGACTCAGAGTCCAAACCTATTAGTTTTAGAACAAAGTCCACTTCGAAAAAAACAAGTGAATCTCCCAGTTTAGATCAGACCAAATTACCAATAGATCAACGCAGAGAAAAAGTACAGCCCAGCGTTGGCCAAATAAAAAAGCAGTCCAGTTCGGACCACTGCAAGGATTCGCAAACAAAAACACCAAAAGTGTCAGTGCTAGAGTTGAAGCCAGACACGAAAGGCACGAAACCAACAGAACACAACTCAGTTCGGAGcccaagaaaaaaagaagactgCGCACCATTGCTTTATGTCAAACCTAAAGAATTAACAACGAAACAAAAATCCAAAATTGAGAATGTAGAACGCGGAAAGTCCAAGAATCGAAACGAGTCTTTTAGAGCACACGACGCCAAACTAGAGATCGAAAACAAAACCGATGTCGTGAACTTTGATAAGTGGTCCAAGATGTTGCTTCAGAGAGTATCAAGATACCAGGAGCTGGTGGCAGCACAAGCAAGCCGATCCAATGCGAAAACTGTGAACGCAGAAAAATTAACTGAAAATAAGTCGCCTTTCAAACTATCGCTTTCTTCACCTCCCTCTACCAAAGAAACCTCACTCAGAGAACATGGAGATAAAATAGAGAAAAGTCTCAGAGCGGGAGTAGATGAAATACGATTAAAACAAACACAAGAGCTAAAGAAAGATATTCAGTCCAAATGGTCTCATATgtttaaaagtaaacttaataGCAGTGGAAAATCGGATATTCCCAGCAAAATTAGcgtaaatgaaattaaaaataaattcgaGCGCCAAAATTCAAAGTTTTTATCCGAAAGAGGCTTGGACAAAGAAAGCTTTATTAAAAGCACGCCCATGGATACAAAACCAGTACCAAGTAAAAGATCCACCAATGAGGACATAAGTCAGTCTTCGTCACAACAGTCTAAAGATAACATAGCCAAACAAAGCGTCAGGAAAGCAATACTAAATGACAGCTACCCGATTGAACCAGACAGTAAATGGAAGAAAATTCGTCAAGCAATTTTCAACGAGGATGTCAAAAAGTCCAAAAACGAAGGGAACAAATTGCACGTTTTTGATGCCGCGAAGAGAGTTAAAAATGGACTTACACTTCAAGAGCTCAACGTCAATCCGAAACAAATATCACCGAAGCCAGTTAAGATCGATAAAGAATCAGCCTCTAAAATTGGTAAGACTTCTGTGGGTCATAACCACATTAAAGCAACCAAAGCCAAAACTCTGCCAATCAAACCAGCAGGTGTTTTACTTGGCAAGGACAGCAACTTTTGTAACGGCAGTAACCGTGGGACGAACTTCCTGGCAAAGTCTGAGACCTCTTTAGATGAACTAAAATCTCAAAGGCCGCGATACCTAACAGAAAAGAACCAACCCGTGGAAGCCAAAGGTAGAAGCAAAGGGTCAGCTACGGCTCGATCGATGACCAGAAATGCCAGCTTCAAGAGTGCCAGTAGTTTGTCCCTGCAATCTGAACAAACAGATGCACCTAGGAATACATGTGATACTTGTTCCGGGAGACCCAGACCCAAGGCTGCTGCGGACGACTCTCGTGAAGGTCTGGCCACACTTGGTGAAG